In the Mycoplasmoides gallisepticum genome, one interval contains:
- a CDS encoding ABC transporter permease has translation MIYAKTTFGSLLARNIKLFLRNKTRFFFILLGPVITLLVFVLIIKRNSFDPGGRAVEFLNLSSLSRESQTSLRDLGAIELVYSTEFTTEISNYIFNGTLLSGLISITALTTAVQLSQNIVQDREERILEDFFITPTKTTTVRLSYVVFNILFNMLITLLALFFIYVYIVARFPTSPFSKPETVLATVGVTILICLINSVFFVFIFSYIKKLSIFLVLTAMVSSAGGFLIGGYFPISLLPKGLSAAISLIPQTEASILLNNVSLNHDIITSSVNTLTAENVSVTLSNDTTKNLLTFFMDNARMPREQALQTANEIVQKLTDGINMGIRDYAKTTLVGQDVEPYVSVIYAAGLLGLFTFLLYAVKYSRKR, from the coding sequence AACATTCGGAAGCCTTTTAGCTAGAAACATTAAGTTATTCTTAAGAAACAAAACTAGATTCTTCTTTATCCTATTAGGTCCAGTAATCACCTTATTAGTTTTTGTTCTGATTATTAAAAGAAATAGTTTTGATCCTGGTGGTAGAGCTGTTGAGTTCTTAAACTTAAGCTCATTATCAAGAGAATCACAAACATCACTAAGAGATCTTGGTGCGATTGAACTAGTCTATTCAACAGAATTTACCACAGAGATCTCAAACTACATCTTTAATGGGACGCTCTTATCTGGGTTGATCTCAATAACTGCACTAACTACAGCTGTTCAACTGTCACAAAATATCGTTCAAGACCGTGAAGAACGTATCTTAGAAGATTTCTTCATCACTCCAACTAAAACAACAACCGTAAGATTATCATACGTAGTATTTAATATCTTATTTAATATGTTAATAACTTTATTAGCATTATTCTTCATCTACGTATATATTGTTGCAAGATTTCCAACTTCACCGTTCTCTAAACCTGAAACTGTTCTAGCTACAGTTGGTGTGACAATCTTAATCTGTTTAATCAACTCTGTTTTCTTCGTCTTCATCTTTTCATACATTAAGAAACTATCAATCTTCTTAGTATTAACAGCAATGGTATCATCTGCAGGTGGTTTCTTAATTGGTGGTTACTTCCCAATTTCATTATTACCAAAAGGATTAAGTGCAGCTATCTCACTAATCCCACAAACTGAAGCAAGCATCTTATTAAATAATGTTTCTTTAAACCACGATATCATTACTTCAAGTGTTAATACACTAACAGCTGAAAACGTTAGTGTCACCTTATCAAATGACACAACTAAAAATCTCTTAACCTTCTTTATGGATAATGCTCGTATGCCAAGAGAACAAGCATTACAAACTGCTAACGAGATCGTGCAAAAACTAACTGATGGAATTAATATGGGAATCAGGGATTATGCTAAAACTACATTAGTTGGTCAAGATGTAGAACCTTATGTTTCAGTAATTTACGCTGCTGGTTTACTAGGGTTATTTACCTTCTTGCTGTATGCAGTAAAATATTCTAGAAAACGCTAA
- a CDS encoding Ohr family peroxiredoxin: MFKKVYETAAVAKVGREGLVKTTDGQLSLNLGFPKAMGGSHSDRLNPEQLFAAGYASCFSQAVFAVSKKLGHDLKEAPIEVTVQLHVQEEPMAFELRVGISLTVDLPEAKAKELMKLSHETCPYSKLAKPSQIIWLKVNGMDVPY, translated from the coding sequence ATGTTTAAAAAGGTTTATGAAACCGCTGCAGTAGCTAAAGTTGGTAGAGAAGGTCTAGTTAAAACAACTGATGGTCAACTATCATTAAACTTAGGTTTTCCTAAAGCAATGGGTGGTTCTCACTCTGACAGACTAAACCCAGAGCAACTATTTGCTGCTGGTTATGCAAGTTGTTTTTCTCAAGCAGTATTTGCTGTTTCTAAAAAATTAGGTCATGATCTAAAAGAAGCCCCAATCGAAGTAACTGTTCAATTACACGTTCAAGAAGAACCAATGGCTTTCGAACTAAGAGTTGGAATCTCATTAACTGTAGATCTTCCAGAAGCTAAGGCTAAAGAATTAATGAAGTTATCTCACGAAACTTGCCCTTATTCTAAATTAGCTAAGCCATCTCAAATCATCTGATTAAAGGTTAACGGAATGGACGTTCCTTACTAA
- the ffh gene encoding signal recognition particle protein, with protein MLKSMISSIVTKSLKKRLLNQTIKEEDLTEVLREIRIALLDADVNINVVKTFIKAIKEKAIGQAVDRNTDVHAYFLKIIKDELVNILGKDQQPLKTDKKLAKIMLVGLQGSGKTTTVAKLAKFLNKQKQKNSLLVGLDVYRPAAIDQLNTLAEQINMPFYNEGLSDPVKTAKNSIEIAKEKNCDLIIYDTAGRLQTNVELMNELVNIRNTVDPDEIILVVDGLSGQEIINIATEFNNYLKLSGIIITKLDSDARAGAALSLRSILNVPIKFTTSGEKLDAIELFYPERIADRILGFGDVMTLAEKAQEVYDEKSTMKTFEKMLSGRMDLEDLLQQTQSITKMGGLGSLVKMLPGFANKISEDKVEEATQKIHVWKILMSSMTLKERRNPKLLMKNPSRKSRIIKGSGRKVEELNKLLKDWQNASGKMEEIGRMLKANKNPFGSLF; from the coding sequence ATGCTTAAATCAATGATCTCATCGATTGTTACTAAATCGTTAAAGAAAAGATTACTAAATCAAACCATTAAAGAAGAAGATCTTACTGAAGTCTTACGTGAGATTCGAATCGCTTTATTAGATGCTGACGTAAATATTAATGTTGTTAAGACCTTTATTAAAGCGATTAAAGAAAAAGCGATCGGACAAGCTGTTGATCGTAACACTGATGTTCATGCTTATTTCTTAAAGATCATCAAAGATGAACTTGTTAATATCTTAGGTAAAGATCAACAACCCCTAAAAACTGATAAGAAATTAGCTAAGATTATGTTAGTTGGTTTACAAGGTTCTGGGAAAACTACTACTGTAGCTAAATTAGCTAAATTCTTAAATAAACAAAAACAAAAGAACAGCTTATTAGTTGGACTAGACGTTTATCGTCCTGCAGCAATTGATCAACTTAATACTTTAGCTGAACAGATCAATATGCCATTCTATAATGAAGGATTATCTGATCCAGTTAAAACAGCTAAAAACTCAATTGAGATCGCAAAAGAAAAAAATTGTGATCTGATCATTTATGATACTGCTGGACGATTACAAACTAATGTCGAATTAATGAACGAATTAGTTAATATCCGTAACACTGTTGATCCTGATGAGATTATCTTAGTAGTGGATGGTCTATCTGGTCAAGAGATCATTAATATCGCCACAGAATTTAATAATTACCTAAAACTAAGCGGGATCATTATTACCAAACTAGATAGTGATGCTAGAGCAGGTGCTGCTTTATCATTAAGATCGATCTTAAACGTGCCGATCAAGTTTACAACAAGCGGTGAAAAACTCGATGCGATTGAGTTATTTTATCCTGAACGGATTGCCGATCGCATCTTAGGATTTGGTGACGTAATGACTTTGGCTGAGAAAGCACAGGAAGTTTATGATGAAAAATCAACGATGAAAACTTTCGAAAAGATGCTTTCAGGTCGAATGGATCTTGAAGATTTATTACAACAAACCCAATCAATAACTAAAATGGGTGGATTAGGTTCACTTGTAAAAATGCTTCCAGGATTTGCTAATAAGATTAGTGAAGATAAAGTTGAAGAAGCCACTCAAAAAATCCATGTGTGAAAAATTTTAATGTCATCAATGACATTAAAAGAACGAAGAAATCCCAAATTATTAATGAAAAACCCTTCAAGAAAAAGCCGAATTATTAAGGGTTCGGGAAGAAAAGTTGAAGAATTAAATAAGTTATTAAAAGACTGACAAAATGCTTCTGGCAAGATGGAAGAGATCGGTCGAATGTTAAAAGCTAACAAGAATCCCTTTGGTTCATTATTCTAA
- the tyrS gene encoding tyrosine--tRNA ligase, with the protein MDFISELKKRNIIKQISNEEKLALALKNQKGVYVGFDPSGESLHLGNLIPIIVLRYLKKVGFKTYAILGGATGLIGDPSGKTSERKVQDYEKITANANKIKVQLERYTQAKIINNIDFYQNMNLLNFLRDTGKLINIGYLLDKEFIRSRIENGISYAEFSYNIIQGHDFLHLYEQYDVQVQCGGSDQWGNITTGIDLIKRKYGEEKTPYLCGLTFNLLLNPNGNKFGKSEQGALYLDENLTHPYLIWQYIYNQDDQFIIDLIHRYVLDQSLEQLQELIEAHLANKKTRIAQKFLADYLVKFIHSQEHLDTVHKMNKALFDNQLDQLSDQEKLVVFASFDKVELDRNQSFMVIDFLLQAKVADSKRILRELIAQGSIQIDDLKITDPQAQLNVRKDQQLTVIKKGKKNYFIVVWKG; encoded by the coding sequence ATGGACTTTATTTCTGAACTTAAAAAACGCAATATTATCAAACAGATTTCTAATGAAGAAAAATTAGCACTAGCCCTAAAAAATCAAAAGGGTGTTTATGTTGGTTTCGACCCTAGTGGTGAATCTTTACATTTAGGGAATTTAATTCCAATCATCGTTTTAAGATACTTAAAAAAAGTTGGGTTTAAAACTTATGCTATCTTAGGGGGGGCTACTGGTTTGATCGGTGACCCTTCAGGTAAGACCTCTGAACGTAAGGTTCAAGATTATGAAAAAATCACAGCTAACGCTAATAAGATCAAAGTACAACTAGAACGTTATACTCAAGCCAAGATCATTAACAACATTGATTTTTATCAAAATATGAATCTCTTAAATTTTTTAAGAGATACGGGAAAATTAATCAATATTGGTTATTTACTAGACAAAGAATTCATTCGTTCAAGAATTGAAAATGGGATCTCTTATGCTGAGTTTTCATACAACATAATTCAGGGTCATGACTTTTTACATCTGTATGAACAATACGATGTCCAAGTTCAGTGTGGGGGATCTGATCAATGAGGAAATATAACAACCGGAATTGATCTGATCAAAAGAAAATATGGTGAGGAAAAAACCCCTTATTTATGTGGGTTAACCTTTAATTTATTACTTAATCCCAATGGTAATAAGTTCGGTAAATCAGAACAAGGTGCACTTTATTTAGATGAAAACTTAACTCATCCATACCTAATTTGACAATATATCTATAACCAAGACGATCAGTTTATTATTGATCTAATCCATCGTTATGTTTTAGATCAATCACTTGAGCAATTACAAGAACTAATTGAGGCACATCTAGCTAATAAAAAGACAAGAATTGCGCAAAAATTCTTAGCAGATTATCTAGTTAAATTTATTCATTCTCAAGAACATTTAGATACTGTTCACAAGATGAACAAGGCATTATTTGATAATCAACTAGATCAATTGTCTGATCAAGAAAAATTAGTTGTTTTTGCTAGTTTTGATAAAGTTGAACTAGATAGAAATCAATCGTTTATGGTTATTGATTTCTTGTTGCAAGCAAAGGTTGCTGATTCAAAAAGAATCTTACGTGAACTAATAGCTCAAGGGTCAATTCAGATTGATGATCTGAAAATAACTGATCCACAAGCACAACTAAATGTTAGAAAAGATCAACAATTAACAGTGATTAAAAAGGGTAAGAAAAACTACTTTATCGTAGTTTGAAAAGGTTAA
- the glyA gene encoding serine hydroxymethyltransferase: protein MEIFKLINQELQRQQDQIELIASENYVSEAVLRATGSVLTNKYAEGTPNKRYYGGCEYVDQIELIAIEKLKKLFGARHANVQPHSGSTANAAAYLALLQPHDKVLAMGLNDGGHLTHGSKVNFSGKIYDFYHYNVDPNTYLLDYDEILKKAIEVKPKLIVCGASNYSRAIDFAKFRQIADHVSAYLMADIAHIAGLIVAGYHQNPVEYCDIITSTTHKTLRGPRGGIILTNREDLIKKIDSAVFPGELGGPLMHVIAAKAIAFDEALQPKFKTYIKNVIDNSKAFCEAFINKGYQIIANGTDNHLFSINLFKKFNLTGDLVENWLYQANIVVNKNMIPYDSNKSMNPSGIRLGTAAMTSRGLVQSDFVQIADWIDQIIKAKGDLNVINKVKSEVKKLLVKYPIYQDRDY from the coding sequence ATGGAGATTTTTAAGCTAATTAATCAAGAATTGCAAAGACAACAAGATCAGATTGAACTGATCGCTTCAGAAAACTATGTTTCTGAAGCTGTTCTTAGAGCAACTGGATCAGTCCTAACTAATAAGTATGCTGAAGGAACACCCAATAAACGCTATTATGGTGGGTGTGAGTATGTTGATCAGATTGAATTAATTGCGATTGAAAAACTAAAAAAACTTTTTGGTGCTCGTCATGCTAATGTTCAACCACACTCAGGATCAACAGCAAATGCTGCTGCTTATCTAGCCTTATTACAACCACACGATAAAGTATTAGCGATGGGGTTAAATGATGGTGGTCATTTAACCCATGGATCTAAAGTTAATTTTTCAGGGAAGATTTATGACTTTTATCATTATAATGTTGATCCAAATACTTATCTATTAGACTATGATGAGATCTTAAAAAAAGCAATTGAAGTAAAACCTAAACTAATTGTTTGTGGGGCTTCAAACTATTCAAGAGCAATCGACTTTGCAAAGTTTAGACAGATCGCTGATCATGTTAGTGCTTATTTAATGGCTGATATCGCACATATTGCTGGACTAATCGTTGCAGGTTATCATCAAAACCCGGTTGAATATTGTGATATCATCACAAGCACTACTCACAAAACCTTAAGAGGCCCACGTGGTGGGATTATCTTAACTAATCGTGAAGATCTAATTAAAAAGATTGATAGTGCAGTTTTCCCTGGAGAATTGGGTGGACCACTAATGCATGTGATTGCAGCAAAAGCAATTGCTTTTGATGAAGCACTTCAACCTAAATTTAAGACTTACATTAAAAATGTAATTGATAATAGTAAAGCTTTTTGTGAAGCTTTTATTAATAAAGGTTATCAGATTATTGCTAATGGAACTGATAACCATTTATTCTCAATCAATTTATTCAAAAAGTTTAATTTAACCGGTGATTTAGTAGAAAATTGATTGTACCAAGCTAATATTGTTGTTAATAAAAATATGATTCCATACGATTCAAATAAATCAATGAATCCTAGTGGAATTAGATTGGGTACTGCAGCAATGACATCAAGGGGATTGGTTCAATCTGACTTTGTTCAGATTGCTGATTGAATTGATCAGATCATTAAAGCAAAAGGTGATCTTAATGTGATCAATAAAGTTAAATCTGAAGTAAAAAAACTATTAGTAAAATACCCAATTTACCAAGACCGAGATTACTAG
- a CDS encoding IS1634 family transposase, whose product MKKIKKYWYEFNDSLKDVYRSLEFLQDKKVEILNYLNEQFVEKINRNLTFCFYDVTTVYFESFLPDELRKFGFLKDNKVNQTKVVLGLLIDDMGIPIYYDLFPGNTSDFLTLKPVLENIKRDLGIEKITIVEIEV is encoded by the coding sequence TTGAAAAAAATTAAAAAATATTGATACGAATTTAATGATAGTTTAAAAGATGTTTATCGATCTCTTGAGTTTTTACAAGATAAAAAAGTAGAAATTTTAAACTATTTAAATGAACAATTTGTAGAAAAAATCAATAGAAATTTAACTTTTTGTTTTTATGATGTAACAACTGTTTATTTTGAAAGTTTTTTACCGGACGAACTTAGAAAATTCGGCTTTTTAAAAGATAATAAAGTTAACCAAACAAAAGTAGTGTTAGGTCTTTTGATTGATGATATGGGAATACCAATTTATTACGATTTATTTCCTGGAAACACATCTGATTTCTTAACTTTAAAACCTGTTTTAGAGAATATAAAAAGGGATTTAGGTATAGAGAAAATCACTATTGTTGAGATAGAGGTTTAA
- a CDS encoding IS1634 family transposase, translating to MKNLVWKNKITKSFLNQIIPYYEIDNKLILTFSRKRQKKDKKDRERLIKKAEKSLNLSAIKSEMKRGGKKYLKFAVNEVELDHQAILKDEAADGFYGILTSHEDMNEEDMNEKEIIKQYSKLWKIEESFRVMKTNFELRPIFLSAEKTIKGHFLICFLALIIQRYLEFVLDCCGYPMPTNKIIYAIKNQKLSIIPEINTYIKTEESEDFKTILKVFGIKLIETIGKYEDIKFTI from the coding sequence ATGAAGAATTTGGTGTGAAAAAACAAGATCACAAAGAGTTTTTTAAATCAAATAATACCTTACTATGAAATTGATAATAAACTCATTTTAACTTTTTCAAGAAAGAGACAAAAAAAAGATAAAAAAGATCGTGAAAGACTCATTAAAAAAGCTGAAAAATCACTCAATTTATCAGCTATAAAATCAGAAATGAAAAGAGGCGGTAAGAAGTATTTAAAATTTGCAGTTAACGAAGTTGAATTAGATCATCAAGCCATTTTAAAAGATGAAGCTGCAGATGGTTTTTACGGAATTTTAACATCTCATGAAGATATGAATGAAGAAGATATGAATGAAAAGGAAATTATTAAGCAATATTCAAAACTTTGAAAAATCGAAGAAAGTTTTAGAGTAATGAAAACAAACTTTGAACTAAGACCTATTTTTCTTTCGGCAGAAAAGACAATTAAAGGGCATTTTTTAATTTGTTTTCTTGCACTCATAATCCAAAGATATTTAGAATTTGTTCTTGATTGCTGTGGTTATCCAATGCCTACAAACAAAATAATTTATGCAATTAAAAATCAAAAATTATCCATTATTCCAGAAATTAATACTTATATTAAAACAGAAGAATCTGAAGATTTCAAAACTATTTTAAAAGTTTTTGGAATTAAACTAATTGAAACTATTGGTAAATATGAAGATATTAAATTTACTATATAG
- a CDS encoding IS256 family transposase encodes MNSKDEQMKQIQKLIVEFVKQFGPSSGKQLLNITDYIAKPVLQALVDGEHVGKLELLRENADNDENVYQNGSYTRNVKWGQEEIPIKMKRIRGENQDSQIIPKYQRIIHDKFILDVLSLASTRLSNNEIADQITSIYGFKVSPSVISNCIQTVQDEMRDWHERPLENNYPIIMIDGKVFKIKTEESGRSKYVNKTLYVVVGINADGQKELIALYVSNTESATEWINILDNLKERGLSETYIIVSDGLKGLKEAIENVYPKAMHITCTVHMIRNAAKYVSHSMKSDFLRDLKNIYGADNWESAKHNFEYLKNKWGGSNKRAVEVVERAMDNIEKLFSFSKALRTLVYTSNIVENYNSVIGSFLAAKKSFNNINQLLLDLYVHFGYNPRYKKLNQKSNRVRNWYRIYEELMDVFPNLLKKN; translated from the coding sequence ATGAATTCAAAAGACGAACAAATGAAACAGATTCAAAAATTAATTGTTGAATTTGTAAAACAATTTGGTCCTAGTAGTGGAAAACAACTATTAAACATCACTGATTATATTGCTAAGCCTGTTTTACAGGCTCTGGTTGATGGTGAACATGTTGGCAAACTAGAATTATTGAGAGAAAATGCTGATAATGATGAGAATGTGTATCAAAACGGCTCATACACTAGAAATGTTAAGTGAGGGCAAGAAGAAATTCCCATAAAAATGAAAAGAATTCGTGGTGAAAATCAAGACTCTCAAATTATCCCGAAATATCAAAGAATTATCCATGATAAGTTTATCTTAGATGTTCTTTCTTTAGCTTCTACTCGTTTGTCAAACAATGAAATCGCTGATCAAATAACGTCAATATATGGATTCAAAGTAAGTCCTAGCGTAATTTCAAATTGTATCCAAACTGTTCAAGATGAGATGCGCGATTGGCACGAAAGACCGCTAGAAAACAACTACCCAATCATAATGATTGACGGTAAAGTCTTTAAGATCAAAACTGAAGAAAGCGGACGGTCAAAGTACGTAAATAAAACGCTTTATGTCGTGGTAGGAATCAATGCGGATGGTCAAAAAGAGCTTATAGCGCTATACGTAAGCAACACCGAATCTGCTACAGAATGAATTAACATTCTTGATAATTTGAAAGAACGCGGCTTGTCTGAAACATATATTATTGTTTCAGATGGTTTAAAGGGTTTGAAAGAAGCGATTGAAAACGTTTATCCAAAAGCAATGCATATTACTTGCACGGTTCATATGATTAGAAATGCTGCAAAATATGTATCTCATTCTATGAAGTCCGATTTTTTAAGAGACTTAAAAAACATATATGGAGCAGACAATTGAGAAAGTGCAAAACACAACTTTGAATATTTAAAAAATAAGTGAGGCGGTTCTAACAAGCGCGCAGTTGAAGTTGTGGAAAGAGCGATGGACAACATAGAAAAACTCTTTAGCTTTTCTAAAGCTTTACGGACATTAGTTTATACCAGCAACATAGTTGAAAACTATAATTCAGTAATTGGGAGTTTCCTAGCTGCTAAAAAGTCTTTTAATAACATAAACCAGCTGTTATTAGACCTATATGTACATTTTGGTTACAATCCAAGATATAAAAAACTAAATCAGAAAAGTAATAGAGTGAGAAATTGATATAGAATATATGAAGAGTTAATGGATGTATTTCCGAACTTACTTAAGAAAAACTAA
- a CDS encoding C1 family peptidase gives MRLKNKKILTSLLVSPGLLIPFSTMSATTSVNSNAPKLDFFKNKSAEEIAKMEFFDARDYNLVTSVKHQGNEGLCWAYTIASILETNMLKNNIGNYTKNSLDIDEHAIDYISNSWNHNADKLNLNSNAQQWGGIFGEGNYLSHAFTGLMRNTSTIAQTNQTEFPNFDNPTIAKIKNAVKVNPTVEDIKLAIAKYGSVGVAYAFNAMNFHPKTIWYNEPNSSIVNKSADQKNIKNHASVIVGWDDNYYESNFKPERPKRRGGFIVKNSWGTKKMHSQGYFILSYDSLDLIQELMAVEVEKNDAYKNTYYYDTKNSFSLFATLDTKERTMANIFPVKKANDEVVEKLKSINFALRGLNITAEIKIYVKDSLMSNPEDGELKLTQRVQIPNSGEKGFYTIDLDKEIILNKGQYFSIIVDVTNEGEKVVDLMASGETREILSFYKYKNEWVNSKKSFVVFGIKAHTLEMSITELNKDIAADEKNNPISKESNTSETKSNTTPSSESQTNNSVKTGKQTNSNTATHESSVTENKTNVILWSILGALAGIATFGVTTFFIVKLMKKRVKK, from the coding sequence ATGAGATTGAAAAATAAAAAAATATTAACTAGTTTATTAGTTAGTCCCGGTTTATTAATACCTTTTAGCACAATGAGTGCAACCACATCAGTTAATTCTAATGCGCCAAAATTAGATTTTTTTAAAAATAAAAGTGCAGAAGAAATTGCAAAAATGGAGTTCTTTGATGCAAGAGATTACAATTTGGTTACTAGTGTTAAACATCAAGGTAATGAAGGTCTTTGTTGAGCATATACAATTGCTTCGATTTTAGAAACTAATATGTTAAAAAATAATATAGGTAATTACACCAAAAATTCTTTAGATATTGATGAACATGCAATTGATTATATAAGTAATAGTTGAAATCATAATGCAGATAAATTAAATTTAAATTCCAATGCTCAGCAATGAGGAGGAATTTTCGGTGAAGGAAATTATTTATCTCACGCATTTACAGGTTTAATGAGAAACACATCTACAATTGCTCAAACTAATCAAACTGAGTTTCCTAATTTTGATAATCCCACAATTGCTAAAATTAAAAATGCTGTAAAAGTTAATCCTACTGTTGAAGATATTAAATTAGCGATTGCCAAATATGGTTCTGTGGGAGTTGCTTATGCTTTTAATGCGATGAATTTTCATCCTAAGACTATTTGATATAATGAACCAAATTCCAGTATTGTAAATAAATCTGCTGATCAAAAAAATATCAAAAATCATGCTTCAGTTATTGTTGGTTGAGATGATAATTATTATGAATCTAATTTTAAGCCCGAAAGACCAAAGCGAAGAGGTGGATTTATTGTTAAAAACAGTTGAGGAACTAAAAAAATGCATTCTCAGGGATACTTTATACTTTCATACGATTCATTAGATTTAATTCAAGAATTAATGGCAGTTGAAGTAGAAAAAAATGATGCATATAAAAATACTTATTATTATGATACAAAAAACTCATTTTCTTTATTTGCAACCCTTGATACTAAAGAAAGAACAATGGCAAATATTTTTCCAGTTAAAAAAGCAAATGATGAAGTTGTAGAAAAATTAAAATCAATTAATTTTGCGCTTAGAGGACTAAATATTACCGCCGAAATCAAAATTTATGTTAAAGATTCTTTAATGTCTAATCCGGAAGATGGTGAACTAAAATTAACTCAAAGAGTTCAAATTCCAAATTCTGGTGAAAAAGGATTTTACACAATTGATTTAGATAAAGAAATCATTTTAAACAAAGGTCAATATTTTTCAATCATAGTGGATGTTACTAATGAAGGCGAAAAAGTCGTTGATTTAATGGCGAGTGGAGAAACTAGAGAAATTTTGAGTTTTTATAAATACAAAAATGAATGAGTAAATAGCAAAAAAAGTTTTGTTGTATTTGGAATTAAAGCTCATACTCTTGAAATGTCAATTACTGAATTAAATAAAGACATAGCAGCTGATGAAAAAAATAATCCGATTTCAAAAGAATCTAATACATCTGAAACAAAAAGCAATACCACACCATCATCTGAATCACAAACAAATAATTCAGTTAAAACAGGAAAGCAAACCAATTCAAATACAGCAACTCATGAAAGTTCAGTTACAGAAAACAAAACAAATGTTATTTTATGAAGTATTTTAGGTGCTTTAGCCGGAATTGCAACTTTTGGTGTGACAACTTTCTTTATTGTTAAATTAATGAAAAAAAGAGTTAAAAAGTAA
- the rplM gene encoding 50S ribosomal protein L13 produces MQKTTMQKPVVATKNRKWYLVDASGLVLGRLAVKAANLLRGKNKPDFTPNVDCGDYLIILNSDKVVLTGNKLDNEKWYRHSNYMGGIKSRTGREMVDHYSDQLVYDAIRRMLPKNRLAKDMMRKLKVYKNDRHEHDAQQPTKLDWSK; encoded by the coding sequence ATGCAAAAAACAACAATGCAAAAGCCAGTTGTTGCAACAAAAAACCGTAAGTGATATTTAGTTGATGCTTCAGGTTTAGTATTAGGTAGATTAGCTGTTAAAGCTGCTAATCTACTAAGAGGTAAAAACAAACCTGACTTCACACCTAATGTTGATTGTGGTGATTATTTAATTATTTTAAATAGTGATAAAGTTGTTTTGACTGGTAATAAACTAGATAATGAAAAGTGATACCGACACTCAAACTATATGGGTGGAATTAAATCACGTACTGGACGTGAGATGGTTGATCATTACTCTGACCAATTAGTATATGACGCAATTAGAAGAATGTTACCTAAAAACCGTCTTGCTAAAGATATGATGCGTAAATTAAAAGTTTATAAAAACGATCGTCATGAACATGATGCTCAACAACCAACAAAACTTGATTGGAGTAAATAA
- the rpsI gene encoding 30S ribosomal protein S9, giving the protein MAVVTFKGLGRRKSSTALVKLTPGSGKLVINNRKAEDYFPNKIVIQDMRQPLEVTKTASIYDINVVVNGGGFTGQAGAIRLGIARALVNMNPELKKQLKQHKLVTRDARVKERKKFGLYGARRAPQFTKR; this is encoded by the coding sequence ATGGCTGTAGTAACATTTAAAGGATTAGGTCGAAGAAAATCTTCAACCGCATTAGTTAAATTAACTCCAGGTTCTGGGAAGTTAGTAATTAACAACCGTAAAGCAGAAGATTACTTTCCAAACAAGATTGTAATTCAAGATATGCGTCAACCATTAGAAGTAACAAAAACAGCTAGTATTTATGATATTAATGTTGTTGTTAACGGTGGTGGGTTTACTGGTCAAGCTGGTGCGATCCGTTTAGGAATTGCAAGAGCGCTTGTTAACATGAATCCAGAATTAAAAAAACAATTAAAACAACACAAGTTAGTAACACGTGATGCACGTGTTAAAGAACGTAAGAAATTCGGATTATACGGTGCTAGAAGAGCGCCTCAATTTACTAAGCGTTAG